The following proteins are co-located in the Pomacea canaliculata isolate SZHN2017 linkage group LG8, ASM307304v1, whole genome shotgun sequence genome:
- the LOC112571151 gene encoding uncharacterized protein LOC112571151, producing the protein MSDVDANLQFLHSFNFADKHVSYLLSVKGLPANTSLMLPATRFVFLFCSLSSVETSGGCNMSECRESIHVGLWSAVEERRSRDIRRTGGGFHHRRHLSIFCASRCFVRGNRSRIYSFSEIVSCTPIRQVRPESAVVTLLSKDGDLRHSSIIRLILFTSVTQEVTHLNLHHRIPSILSHRCRHPALLRSGTRTSAKLGVHAYICDGGKTRLAGGE; encoded by the exons ATGTCTGATGTTGACGCCAACCTTCAGTTTTTACATTCTTTCAATTTTGCCGATAAGCATGTTTCTTATCTTCTCTCAGTTAAAGGACTTCCTGCAAACACAAGTTTGATGTTACCGGCCACGagatttgtgtttctgttttgcaGTCTAAGTTCTGTTGAAACGTCAGGAGGTTGCAATATGTCAGAGTGCCGTGAGTCCATTCATGTTGGCCTCTGGTCC GCAGTGGAGGAgaggaggtcacgtgacatcagacGGACAGGTGGCGGTTTCCACCATCGCAGACATCTGTCCATTTTCTGTGCTTCACGATGTTTTGTACGAGGGAACAGGAGCAggatttattcattttcagaGATAGTATCTTGTACTCCGATCAGACaa GTACGGCCCGAATCGGCAGTTGTCACTTTGTTGTCTAAAGATGGTGACCTGCGACACTCATCTATTATCAGGCTCATCTTATTTACCTCGGTGACTCAAGAGGTCACTCACCTGAACCTTCATCATCGCATCCCTTCGATTCTCAGCCACAGGTGCAGGCACCCTGCCCTGCTGCGGTCCGGAACTAGAACTAGTGCCAAGCTAGGTGTACATGCGTACATCTGTGATGGCGGGAAAACACGTTTGGCTGGAGGAGAATAG